Proteins encoded within one genomic window of bacterium:
- a CDS encoding SMP-30/gluconolactonase/LRE family protein, whose translation MGYGLKLALSAILLAFFIYIPNVEASGGGHDFPENASFSTLIKMPLTMQGLASGPDGYLYAAGRNTPAGVPCPIWRVDPNNPTLVVVGFVPAANSMTSCIVIGLAFNQNGDLFVGDTVTGRIYSFTPDESSPPLATEFGTAANGLANIAFDQDGNLWATDGPSNQGRVWKIPAGGAGVVQFRIPPLRNSLGIGRDTNRFPLGNALGLGVATGLAFNADGELFITDVSRGVIWKAEFYRDGGLRSKIGCDTTYPADTLCLENAFVQHPILSGAGGIAIDRKGNLWVTSIDRNSMTWISRDGEVAEVFRNPVSETTGRRNEGPLEFPAVPVLIGGLLCVSNLDSDIQDNSPNSGGDISPAGPDRGKIACMDQGTFTPGLPLPVGSDRGNHHKPWLWPR comes from the coding sequence ATGGGGTATGGGCTTAAGCTCGCGCTTAGCGCGATTCTATTGGCTTTTTTCATTTACATTCCCAATGTCGAGGCTTCCGGAGGCGGCCATGATTTCCCGGAAAATGCCAGCTTTTCGACGCTGATCAAAATGCCGCTGACCATGCAGGGTCTGGCTTCGGGTCCCGACGGATATTTATATGCCGCCGGACGGAACACTCCGGCCGGCGTTCCTTGTCCGATTTGGCGGGTTGATCCCAACAATCCAACCTTGGTCGTCGTAGGCTTCGTGCCGGCGGCGAACTCGATGACCTCCTGCATCGTCATCGGATTGGCATTTAACCAAAACGGCGACCTTTTCGTCGGCGACACCGTCACCGGAAGGATTTACAGCTTCACGCCGGATGAGAGCAGCCCGCCGCTGGCGACCGAATTCGGCACGGCCGCCAACGGTCTCGCCAACATCGCCTTCGACCAAGACGGCAATCTATGGGCGACCGATGGCCCGTCAAACCAAGGCCGAGTATGGAAAATCCCGGCCGGTGGCGCGGGAGTGGTTCAATTTCGCATTCCACCGCTTCGCAACAGTCTCGGGATCGGGCGCGACACCAACCGCTTCCCGCTGGGAAACGCTCTAGGCTTGGGAGTTGCCACCGGCCTGGCCTTCAATGCCGATGGCGAGCTCTTCATCACCGATGTCAGCCGCGGGGTTATTTGGAAGGCGGAGTTTTATCGCGACGGCGGCCTGCGCTCCAAAATCGGATGCGACACGACTTATCCGGCGGACACTCTCTGTTTGGAGAATGCCTTCGTCCAACACCCGATCTTGAGCGGAGCCGGCGGCATCGCCATCGATCGCAAAGGGAACCTTTGGGTGACCTCAATCGACCGCAATTCGATGACCTGGATCAGCCGCGACGGCGAAGTCGCCGAGGTCTTCCGTAATCCGGTCAGCGAGACTACCGGCCGCCGAAACGAAGGCCCGCTGGAATTCCCGGCGGTCCCGGTCTTGATCGGCGGTTTGCTCTGCGTCAGCAATCTGGACTCCGACATTCAGGATAACTCGCCCAACTCGGGCGGCGACATCAGTCCCGCCGGTCCCGATCGCGGGAAAATCGCCTGCATGGATCAGGGGACTTTCACGCCGGGCCTGCCTTTGCCGGTCGGCTCGGACCGGGGCAACCATCACAAGCCCTGGTTGTGGCCACGCTAG
- a CDS encoding glutathione S-transferase family protein, producing MALTLHLHPLSSFCHKVLIALYENETPFAAQTVNLMDPAESQEFRKISPFGKIPVLRDDGNDRIVLESSIIIEYLQQHYPGKAQLLPAGPEALLDVRLKDRLLDLYLHLPMQKVVLDNLRPAGKNDPYGVEQARETIRLSCRRIDREMESRTWAIGESFSLADCSAAPALFYVNQVMPLAGDFPHAAAYLKRLMQRPSYARVLREAEPYFKSFPGAAKK from the coding sequence ATGGCTTTGACCCTTCACCTGCATCCGCTTTCTTCCTTCTGCCACAAGGTGCTGATCGCCCTTTATGAAAACGAGACGCCTTTTGCGGCCCAGACGGTCAATCTGATGGACCCGGCCGAGTCCCAGGAATTTCGCAAGATTTCACCCTTCGGGAAGATCCCGGTGCTCCGGGACGACGGGAACGATCGCATCGTTCTCGAGTCCTCCATCATCATCGAGTATTTGCAGCAGCACTATCCGGGCAAAGCCCAACTCCTGCCCGCCGGCCCCGAAGCCTTGCTCGATGTTCGGCTCAAGGACCGCCTGCTCGACCTTTACCTTCATCTGCCCATGCAGAAGGTTGTCCTCGATAACTTGCGTCCCGCCGGCAAGAACGATCCTTACGGAGTCGAGCAGGCGCGGGAGACGATTCGCCTCTCCTGTCGAAGGATCGATCGGGAAATGGAAAGCCGGACCTGGGCGATAGGGGAGAGCTTCAGCTTGGCCGACTGCTCGGCGGCGCCGGCTTTGTTCTACGTGAATCAGGTGATGCCCTTGGCCGGGGACTTCCCTCATGCCGCGGCCTATTTGAAGCGACTGATGCAGCGGCCTTCCTACGCCCGAGTCCTGCGCGAGGCCGAGCCTTACTTCAAGAGCTTCCCCGGCGCCGCGAAGAAATAA
- a CDS encoding YciI family protein, with product MKVMVIVKATKNSEAGVMPSEALLTEMGKFNEELVKAGIMLAGEGLHPSVKGKRVQFRGSERRIVDGPFAETKELIAGFWIWQVKSMDEALQWARRCPDPMPGEEAELEIRPVFEASDFGEEFTPELQAQEERLRQEIERQSKAKG from the coding sequence ATGAAAGTCATGGTCATCGTGAAAGCCACCAAGAACAGCGAAGCCGGGGTCATGCCCAGCGAGGCTTTGCTGACCGAAATGGGCAAATTCAATGAAGAATTGGTCAAGGCCGGCATCATGCTGGCCGGCGAAGGCCTCCATCCCAGCGTGAAGGGCAAGCGGGTCCAGTTCCGCGGCAGCGAGCGCCGGATCGTCGACGGCCCCTTCGCCGAAACCAAGGAGCTGATCGCCGGCTTTTGGATCTGGCAGGTCAAGTCGATGGACGAAGCCCTCCAATGGGCCCGCCGCTGCCCCGATCCCATGCCCGGCGAGGAAGCCGAGCTCGAGATCCGGCCCGTCTTCGAAGCGAGCGACTTCGGCGAGGAGTTCACCCCCGAGCTGCAGGCTCAGGAAGAGCGGCTTCGACAGGAGATCGAGCGGCAGAGCAAGGCCAAGGGTTAA
- a CDS encoding GFA family protein: MKYRGSCHCGKIAYEVEGEIEGAIACNCSICSRKGSLLWFVPREKMKLLTPENDLATYTFNRHIVKHRFCPTCGMHPFGEGVDPKGQPMAAINIRCLEDFNLESVPVKHFNGRDL, translated from the coding sequence ATGAAATACCGAGGCAGCTGTCACTGCGGAAAAATCGCTTACGAAGTCGAGGGCGAAATCGAAGGCGCCATCGCTTGCAATTGCTCGATCTGCTCGCGGAAGGGCTCCCTGCTCTGGTTCGTGCCGCGTGAGAAGATGAAGTTGCTCACGCCCGAGAATGACCTCGCCACTTACACCTTCAACCGGCACATCGTGAAGCACCGCTTTTGCCCGACCTGCGGGATGCACCCTTTCGGCGAAGGCGTCGACCCCAAGGGCCAGCCGATGGCGGCGATCAATATCCGTTGCCTCGAAGACTTCAACCTGGAGAGCGTCCCGGTGAAGCACTTCAACGGCCGGGACCTCTAA